The following are from one region of the Sandaracinus amylolyticus genome:
- a CDS encoding SpoIIE family protein phosphatase, whose product MSERLGSDASAAGRIARFEIAGAARALRGLACCGDAWAAMPAGAAGVVLAVADGVGHGDAAHAASTRALALVRTLIAEDPLRALTDVIARCHAAAMGSVGLALLVVRVAPSGVELCGVGNVEVRSWPARESRGVSYAGTVGYRYRTTRAFSSKLERGDVLALSTDGVRSTFELSRPGPSLSTYVASALDAHARDNDDATLVVLRDAED is encoded by the coding sequence TTGAGCGAGCGGCTCGGCAGCGACGCGTCGGCAGCGGGGCGCATCGCGCGCTTCGAGATCGCGGGCGCCGCGCGTGCGCTGCGCGGCCTCGCGTGTTGTGGCGACGCATGGGCTGCGATGCCCGCGGGCGCTGCGGGCGTGGTGCTCGCGGTCGCCGACGGTGTCGGTCACGGTGATGCGGCCCATGCGGCGAGCACGCGCGCGCTCGCGCTGGTGCGCACGCTGATCGCCGAGGACCCGCTGCGCGCGCTCACCGACGTGATCGCGCGCTGCCATGCCGCCGCGATGGGGAGCGTCGGGCTCGCCCTCCTCGTCGTGCGCGTCGCGCCGAGCGGCGTCGAGCTCTGCGGCGTCGGCAACGTCGAGGTGCGCTCCTGGCCCGCGCGCGAGAGCCGCGGCGTCTCGTACGCGGGCACGGTGGGATATCGCTATCGCACCACGCGCGCGTTCTCGTCGAAGCTCGAGCGCGGCGACGTGCTCGCGCTCAGCACCGACGGAGTGCGATCCACGTTCGAGCTCTCGCGCCCCGGTCCTTCTCTCTCGACCTACGTCGCGTCCGCGCTCGACGCGCACGCGCGCGACAACGACGACGCGACGCTCGTCGTCCTCCGCGACGCCGAGGACTGA
- a CDS encoding STAS domain-containing protein codes for MSTHIKKLEDLLLVNVPADLADTQILGLRRAILAGIERERPRWLLLDFSEVEICDSFFGRFVETMVSMARLMGMRVVVCGLSDAVVETMVEMGFELPDVTSLLDIDDALAFTRRARAVQPR; via the coding sequence GTGTCCACGCACATCAAGAAGCTCGAGGATCTGCTCCTCGTGAACGTGCCCGCCGATCTCGCCGACACGCAGATCCTCGGGCTGCGCCGCGCGATCCTCGCCGGCATCGAGCGCGAGCGTCCGCGCTGGCTCCTGCTCGACTTCTCGGAGGTCGAGATCTGCGACTCGTTCTTCGGGCGCTTCGTCGAGACGATGGTCTCGATGGCGCGGCTCATGGGCATGCGCGTCGTGGTGTGCGGTCTCTCCGATGCGGTCGTCGAGACGATGGTCGAGATGGGCTTCGAGCTGCCCGACGTGACCAGCTTGCTCGACATCGACGACGCGCTCGCGTTCACGCGGCGCGCGCGCGCCGTGCAGCCTCGGTGA
- a CDS encoding ATP-binding protein, producing MTIVVAVRCDADRVLAVHRARQLARGLGWGDRDRCAFETIVLELSQNLIDHAGGGEIHLRGCEDAGLEVIAIDRGPGIARLADALRGGVSPRAGLGEGLAAVGRLGHELRVTTHPSRGTVVLARRWARAR from the coding sequence GTGACGATCGTCGTCGCGGTGCGCTGCGACGCCGATCGCGTGCTCGCGGTGCACCGCGCGCGGCAGCTCGCGCGCGGCCTGGGGTGGGGCGATCGGGATCGCTGTGCGTTCGAGACGATCGTCCTCGAGCTCTCGCAGAACCTGATCGATCACGCGGGGGGAGGGGAGATCCATCTGCGCGGGTGCGAGGACGCGGGGCTCGAGGTGATCGCGATCGATCGCGGCCCCGGGATCGCGCGGCTCGCCGATGCGCTGCGCGGCGGAGTGTCTCCGCGCGCCGGGCTCGGAGAGGGGCTCGCCGCGGTGGGCCGCCTCGGCCACGAGCTGCGCGTCACCACGCATCCGTCGCGCGGCACTGTCGTGCTCGCGCGCCGCTGGGCGCGCGCTCGTTGA
- a CDS encoding PEGA domain-containing protein: MTTSRIARWALALLVLSMLGAMPGAAHAQAAEATAEAGPTEAGPTEAQRLEASAHFRRGVTLYEEGDYEAAMIEFQRAYDVLPTYNVLFNIGQTQLAMWHYVAALRAFEAYLEQGGERIDAERRAQVEEAIATLRGRTGTIALRVNVDGAEIRVDEEEVGRAPLAEPLPVDVGRHVIEVRAPEHQPWRETITIAGGEAAELDVTLHEIAATVVVEQRSESHPVRTVGITGLVITGAVAIGAVVTGVLAVQSHDRLQEQLGVVPGDRAAIEGARDETATLSLATDVMIASAVVLGGVSLALVIADSGGDESEQAPSASLHVTPTGVAVRGTF; encoded by the coding sequence ATGACGACCTCACGAATCGCGCGCTGGGCTCTGGCGCTCCTCGTCCTCTCGATGCTCGGCGCGATGCCAGGCGCCGCGCATGCGCAGGCCGCCGAAGCGACCGCCGAGGCCGGTCCCACCGAGGCCGGTCCCACCGAGGCACAGCGGCTCGAGGCGAGCGCGCACTTCCGGCGCGGCGTGACGCTCTACGAAGAGGGCGACTACGAAGCGGCGATGATCGAGTTCCAGCGCGCGTACGACGTGCTGCCGACCTACAACGTGCTGTTCAACATCGGACAGACGCAGCTCGCGATGTGGCACTACGTCGCGGCCCTGCGAGCGTTCGAAGCGTATCTGGAGCAGGGCGGCGAGCGCATCGACGCGGAGCGACGCGCGCAGGTCGAGGAGGCGATCGCGACGCTGCGCGGCCGCACCGGCACCATCGCGCTGCGCGTGAACGTCGACGGCGCGGAGATCCGCGTCGACGAAGAAGAGGTCGGACGCGCGCCGCTCGCGGAGCCGCTGCCCGTCGACGTGGGCCGCCACGTGATCGAGGTGCGCGCGCCCGAGCACCAGCCGTGGCGCGAGACGATCACGATCGCAGGCGGCGAGGCCGCCGAGCTCGACGTGACGCTGCACGAGATCGCGGCGACGGTCGTGGTCGAGCAGCGCTCGGAGTCGCATCCGGTGCGCACCGTCGGCATCACCGGGCTCGTGATCACGGGCGCGGTCGCGATCGGCGCGGTCGTCACCGGGGTGCTCGCGGTGCAGAGCCACGATCGTCTGCAGGAGCAGCTCGGCGTGGTGCCCGGCGATCGCGCGGCGATCGAGGGAGCGCGCGACGAGACCGCCACGCTCAGCCTCGCGACCGACGTGATGATCGCGTCGGCGGTCGTGCTCGGCGGTGTCTCGCTCGCGCTCGTGATCGCCGACTCGGGCGGCGACGAGAGCGAGCAGGCGCCGAGCGCGTCGCTGCACGTGACGCCCACCGGCGTCGCAGTGCGCGGCACGTTCTGA
- a CDS encoding serine/threonine-protein kinase, whose amino-acid sequence MIGRYRVIALLGEGGQARVFLALSKGPAGFQKLLVVKMMREDLEDPIFIQSFLQEARLAAQLNHPNVVQTYEVGEDDGRYFIAMEYVQGQSLGAIQRRLSPESLPLTMQLRILAETARGLHHAHTLKSYDGTPLDIVHRDVSPQNVMISYDGQVKLLDFGIAKAAGGEGLTREGMLKGKIAYMPPEQLRGDTLDHRADIFPLGVMMWQAITGKRLAGANVPELQRITNRMSGNEPKLRDVAPDTPVRLVEICERALALEPTDRQATAEQFAQEIYEYLSDTSAATDPRLLGELIEPLFERERREMQVLVDQQIRLANSAETTDVAIARLPRVSDSEQISSFSPEQRALSDEARDAVRTDARTRPEPHRRRASPMLAIGVILAAGTGALGLALALTAGSAPDASTELPTAPSSASAPSDVAPAARIRVHISAQPETARAELDGASIALPFDVALSPDAALHVLTVQAEGHVTERRALAFDRDLELAVALQAAPDDAPVAQEDERGRRPSRPVRAPIVRAETPSAPPAAPPVAQPQAQPASDDDGSILVAPRRRLPTIDTDDPYATP is encoded by the coding sequence ATGATCGGCCGATATCGCGTGATCGCGCTGCTCGGCGAAGGTGGGCAAGCGCGAGTGTTCCTCGCGCTCTCGAAGGGCCCAGCGGGATTCCAGAAGCTGCTCGTCGTCAAGATGATGCGCGAGGATCTCGAGGATCCGATCTTCATCCAATCGTTCCTCCAGGAAGCGCGGCTCGCGGCGCAGCTCAATCACCCCAACGTCGTGCAGACATACGAAGTCGGGGAAGACGATGGCCGCTATTTCATCGCGATGGAGTACGTGCAGGGCCAATCGCTCGGCGCGATCCAGCGACGGCTCTCGCCCGAGTCACTGCCACTCACGATGCAGCTGCGGATCCTCGCGGAGACCGCGCGCGGGCTCCATCACGCGCACACGCTGAAGAGCTACGACGGCACGCCGCTCGACATCGTGCATCGCGACGTCTCGCCGCAGAACGTCATGATCTCGTACGACGGGCAGGTGAAGCTGCTCGACTTCGGCATCGCGAAGGCGGCGGGCGGTGAGGGCCTGACGCGCGAGGGGATGCTCAAGGGCAAGATCGCCTACATGCCGCCGGAGCAGCTCCGCGGCGACACGCTCGATCACCGCGCGGACATCTTCCCGCTCGGCGTGATGATGTGGCAGGCGATCACCGGGAAGCGGCTCGCGGGCGCGAACGTGCCCGAGCTGCAGCGCATCACGAATCGCATGTCGGGCAACGAGCCGAAGCTGCGCGACGTCGCGCCCGACACGCCGGTGCGGCTCGTCGAGATCTGCGAGCGAGCGCTCGCGCTCGAGCCGACGGATCGCCAGGCGACGGCGGAGCAGTTCGCGCAGGAGATCTACGAGTACCTCTCGGACACCTCGGCCGCGACCGACCCGCGCCTGCTCGGCGAGCTGATCGAGCCGCTCTTCGAGCGCGAGCGTCGCGAGATGCAGGTGCTCGTCGATCAGCAGATCCGACTGGCGAACAGCGCGGAGACCACCGACGTCGCGATCGCGCGGCTGCCGCGCGTGAGCGACTCCGAGCAGATCTCGTCGTTCTCGCCCGAGCAGCGCGCGCTCTCCGACGAGGCGCGCGACGCCGTGCGCACCGACGCGCGGACGCGACCGGAGCCGCATCGCCGGCGCGCCTCGCCGATGCTCGCGATCGGCGTGATCCTCGCGGCGGGCACCGGCGCGCTCGGGCTCGCGCTCGCGCTCACCGCGGGCTCGGCGCCGGACGCATCGACCGAGCTGCCGACTGCACCCAGCAGCGCGAGCGCGCCCTCCGACGTCGCGCCCGCAGCGCGCATCCGCGTGCACATCTCGGCGCAGCCGGAGACGGCACGCGCCGAGCTCGACGGCGCGAGCATCGCCCTTCCCTTCGACGTCGCGCTCTCGCCGGACGCGGCGCTGCACGTGCTCACGGTGCAGGCCGAGGGTCACGTGACCGAGCGTCGCGCGCTCGCGTTCGATCGTGATCTCGAGCTCGCCGTCGCGCTGCAGGCCGCGCCCGACGACGCGCCCGTCGCCCAGGAGGACGAGCGTGGTCGCCGTCCTTCGCGTCCGGTGCGCGCGCCCATCGTACGCGCCGAGACGCCGAGCGCCCCGCCCGCTGCACCGCCCGTCGCGCAGCCGCAAGCGCAGCCCGCCAGCGACGACGATGGATCGATCCTCGTCGCGCCGCGCCGCCGACTGCCCACCATCGACACCGACGATCCCTACGCCACGCCCTGA